Below is a window of Fundidesulfovibrio magnetotacticus DNA.
AGGCCGTGGACTTCGTGCGCCAACACTCCGCGCGCGAGCACTTCCAGGCATGAACCAGAACACCAGGGAGCCCGGCCGGAACGAACCCGCGCCGGGCCTCCCCTCCCCGCCCGATCGCCCCAACCTCCTGGACCTGAGCTTCCATCAGCTGGAATCGTTCCTCGTGGAGCTGGGCGAGAAACCCTTCCGCGCGCGACAGGTCTGGCAGTGGCTCTGGCAGAAACGCCTTGCCTCCCCCCTGGAGATGACCAACCTCTCCAAGGACCTGCGCGCCCGACTGGCCGACGCCGCCGACATCCGGCTGCCCGCCGTGGCCCAGCGCCTGGAATCGCGCGACGGCACCGTCAAGTTCCTCCTGGAATTCGACCCCGCCACCCGCGTGGAAACCGTGCTCATCCCCGAAAAGGACCGCTACACCCAGTGCCTCTCCACCCAGGCCGGATGCGCCATGGCCTGCACCTTCTGCCGCACCGGCACCATGGGACTGGCCCGCAACCTCTCGCCCGGCGAAATCCTCGCCCAGATCCTCGTGGCCAGGAACCACCTCCAGGACGCAGGCAGAACGCTCCACCTGCGCAACCTCGTGTTCATGGGCATGGGCGAACCCCTCCTGAACTACGACAATCTCCTGCAAGCCCTTGAAGCGCTTCACCACCCCCAGGGGCTCGACTTCTCCACGCGCCGCGTCACCGTCTCCACCGTGGGCGTGGAACCAGGCATCCTGGAATTCGGGCGCAGCGGCCTGGGTGCCCTGGCCGTCTCGCTCCACGCCCCAAACCAGGAACTGCGCGCCCAACTCATGCCCAAGGCCGCACGCATGCTGCCCCTGGACCGGCTCATGGACACCCTCGCTCAATACCCCCTCAAACCCCGCGAACACATCACCTTCGAATACGTGCTCCTGGGCGGCGTCAACGACTCCCCCGCCCTCGCCCGGGACCTGGTGCGCCTGCTCTCCCACGTGAAAGGCAAAGTGAACCTCATCGCCTACAACGAATCCCCCGGCATCCCCTTCACAAGCCCCTCACCCGAAACCGTGGAGGCGTTCCAGAAAATCCTCTGGGACAAAAGCATCACCGTCACCCTGCGCAAAAGCAAAGGCCGCGACATCGCCGCCGCCTGCGGACAACTCGCCGCCCCCGACGCCTGATCCGCCCCGTCAAGCCACGCGCCCTCCCCACCCCGCGACAACCCTCGCGTTAGCGTCACCACGGTTCCGCTTCGATTCGCGGCAGTGAGTTGGGGCGTGTTGGAGCGTGAGATGCGGCTGGAAACGGCCCCGGGCGGCAGGGAAGACGCCTCCGGCCCCGGCAGTTGCTTCGCGTCGGCGGGAGTGGCGGCAGGGCCGGGCGGCGGGGCGGGCGGAGAATATGCCTCCGGCGGGCAAAGGGCTACGCCCTCTGCACTCCCACTCCGCTTCGCGGGCTTCACCGGCATGGACTGTGTTGCCGGTCCCGGTGCTGTTCGCGGGGAGATCAGGCGGATCGTCTTCCAATCGATCCGCCTGGTCTCCCCGCGAGCAGTACCGGGACCGGAACACGGCGTCGTAGCCGGTGAAGCCCGCGAAGCAATTGCCGGGTCCAGGGGGGGCTCCCCCCTGGCGGGAGAGGTCTGGAGAGGGCAGCGCCCTCTCCAGCGGGTGCAGGGCAGCGCCCTGCCGGGGTCCGGGGCGGAGCCCCGCTCTTACCGGGGCTTCACGGCGTAGAAGAGCGTCCCCATGGTCGCTGGCGAGCTTTTGAACCCGCTTTCGCCTTTCACCGCCACTTCAACAAACCCCGTCATTTCCAGCATGGCCAGGAACGCCGTTCCCGGTATGGCTCCGCCTTGTCACCGGAACCAGGAGGCCACGGCGTCGGCCTCGGTTTGCGGCGGCAGGCCTGTGAGCGCCTGATCGGCCACGAGCAGGCGTCCGCCGGGTCGCAGGACGCGCAGGGCTTCGCGCAGGGCTTGTTCCTTGTCCATCACGAGGTTGTAGACGCCGCTGGAGCGCAGTTCGTCGAAGCTCTCGTCGGCGAAGGGCAAGGCCTCGGCCGTGCCGCGCGCGAAGGCGGCGTTGGCCGTGCCCGAGGCCAGGGCGTTTTCGCGCGCCTTGGCGGCCATGCCGGGCGAAAATTCCACACCAACGGCGAAGCCGTCGGGTCCGACCAGGTGCGCGGCGATGAGGCTGTCCACGCCGCAACCGCAGCCCACGTCCAGCACGCGGCTGCCAGGTTCAGGCAGTCCCATGGAGAAGTGGTTGCCCACGCCGCAGAAGCATTCGCGGACTGGGCGCGGCAGGTGGGCATACCAGGCGGTGTCGTAATTCAGGCCTTGCAGCCCCGCCTCGCCGGTGGGGTAGCGGAACTCCCCGAGCGCCCTCGTGGCCACCCTGGAGTATTTTTCCAGGATGGACGAACGGATGCGTTGTGCGTTGCCATGAATTAAGTTCATAGACGATTCCTATCATGACACTACGCTCGCATCAACCGATGCGATATCAACCGCGGTTGACGGACCGCCGTTGTTTTGCAAAAATGTTGAATCACTCGTCTGAAAGGAGCACGAACATGAGCATCGAATCCGCCAAGCAATACATGGAGCGCATGCGCCAGGACCCGGACTTCCGCCGCCGCGTCAACGAATGCGAGGACCCCGCGTCCAACTGGGCCTTCCTGCGCGAAGA
It encodes the following:
- the rlmN gene encoding 23S rRNA (adenine(2503)-C(2))-methyltransferase RlmN, yielding MNQNTREPGRNEPAPGLPSPPDRPNLLDLSFHQLESFLVELGEKPFRARQVWQWLWQKRLASPLEMTNLSKDLRARLADAADIRLPAVAQRLESRDGTVKFLLEFDPATRVETVLIPEKDRYTQCLSTQAGCAMACTFCRTGTMGLARNLSPGEILAQILVARNHLQDAGRTLHLRNLVFMGMGEPLLNYDNLLQALEALHHPQGLDFSTRRVTVSTVGVEPGILEFGRSGLGALAVSLHAPNQELRAQLMPKAARMLPLDRLMDTLAQYPLKPREHITFEYVLLGGVNDSPALARDLVRLLSHVKGKVNLIAYNESPGIPFTSPSPETVEAFQKILWDKSITVTLRKSKGRDIAAACGQLAAPDA
- a CDS encoding methyltransferase domain-containing protein; its protein translation is MNLIHGNAQRIRSSILEKYSRVATRALGEFRYPTGEAGLQGLNYDTAWYAHLPRPVRECFCGVGNHFSMGLPEPGSRVLDVGCGCGVDSLIAAHLVGPDGFAVGVEFSPGMAAKARENALASGTANAAFARGTAEALPFADESFDELRSSGVYNLVMDKEQALREALRVLRPGGRLLVADQALTGLPPQTEADAVASWFRUQGGAIPGTAFLAMLEMTGFVEVAVKGESGFKSSPATMGTLFYAVKPR
- a CDS encoding Nif11-like leader peptide family natural product precursor, giving the protein MSIESAKQYMERMRQDPDFRRRVNECEDPASNWAFLREEGFDFTVDEFKLAQKDVYEKHGTDQLPVVD